One genomic segment of Pedobacter endophyticus includes these proteins:
- a CDS encoding carotenoid biosynthesis protein has product MERQNDQYDLKVKKIAVAVIIIFHLVGLIGFIVPSAQPYFIKLIPFHLLLMFAIIVFAYNADVKRLLLFVSGVFLCGFLVEVLGVHTGKIFGSYYYGDTLGYKVFAVPLLMGVNWVILIFSVGQMMKSFKIRNSILASLCGAVSLVVFDYFLEPVAIKFDYWQWDWHQIPIQNYVAWFVVSIILLKFYYALGLKQQKYIGTAMFLSQLFFFVVLYMTTRTNIFA; this is encoded by the coding sequence ATGGAAAGGCAGAACGATCAATACGATTTAAAGGTAAAGAAAATCGCAGTTGCTGTAATCATCATTTTTCATTTGGTAGGCTTAATTGGGTTTATAGTTCCATCGGCACAACCTTATTTTATCAAGCTCATTCCTTTTCACTTATTGCTTATGTTTGCCATCATTGTATTTGCCTACAATGCCGATGTAAAACGCTTGTTGCTTTTTGTATCAGGAGTGTTTCTTTGTGGTTTTTTGGTCGAGGTTTTAGGCGTGCATACCGGTAAGATTTTTGGCAGTTACTATTACGGCGATACGCTTGGTTACAAGGTGTTTGCTGTGCCACTTTTAATGGGGGTTAACTGGGTAATCTTAATTTTTAGTGTGGGCCAGATGATGAAAAGCTTTAAAATAAGAAATAGTATTTTGGCTTCCTTATGTGGGGCGGTAAGTTTGGTTGTATTCGATTATTTTTTAGAGCCTGTGGCCATAAAATTCGATTACTGGCAATGGGATTGGCACCAAATTCCCATTCAAAATTACGTGGCCTGGTTCGTCGTATCCATCATTCTGCTTAAGTTTTATTATGCGCTCGGGTTAAAGCAGCAAAAATATATCGGTACCGCAATGTTCCTTTCGCAGTTATTCTTTTTTGTTGTCTTGTACATGACAACCCGTACAAATATTTTTGCTTAA
- a CDS encoding 4-hydroxy-3-methylbut-2-enyl diphosphate reductase produces the protein MGYNLQVNIDKSSGFCFGVVYAIEMAEDILDSEGYLYCLGDIVHNDEEVERLTNRGLKIIDHEVLKGLTNEKVLIRAHGEAPSTYQLALENNLTLIDASCPVVLKLQNRIKNSHDDDEQVLIFGKHGHAEVIGLQGQTDGKAIVFQDLAELDNVELPSKFTLYSQTTKSTDKFYHIKDQLLGRGYEVKANDTICRQVSNRYEELEDFVSHYDKIVFVSGKKSSNGKVLYDVCKKYNDNSYFISNVEELDYTWFDENDKVGICGATSTPMWLMEKVKAALEQY, from the coding sequence ATGGGTTATAACTTGCAGGTTAATATAGATAAATCATCGGGCTTTTGCTTTGGCGTTGTTTACGCCATAGAAATGGCAGAGGATATTTTAGATAGCGAAGGTTACCTCTATTGTCTCGGAGACATTGTGCATAACGATGAAGAAGTTGAACGGTTGACCAACCGTGGCTTGAAAATCATCGACCACGAAGTGCTAAAGGGTTTAACAAACGAAAAGGTGTTGATTAGGGCTCATGGCGAGGCACCATCAACTTATCAATTGGCTTTAGAAAACAATTTAACCTTGATTGATGCTTCTTGCCCTGTTGTTTTGAAATTGCAAAACCGAATTAAAAATTCTCACGATGATGATGAGCAAGTTTTGATTTTTGGCAAGCATGGTCATGCTGAAGTAATTGGCCTGCAAGGACAAACCGACGGTAAGGCCATTGTTTTTCAGGATTTGGCTGAGCTCGACAATGTTGAGCTGCCATCGAAGTTTACCTTATATAGCCAGACTACAAAAAGCACCGATAAATTTTACCATATAAAAGATCAGTTGCTGGGGCGTGGCTACGAAGTGAAGGCGAACGATACCATTTGCCGACAAGTGTCTAACCGCTACGAAGAACTGGAAGATTTTGTAAGCCACTATGATAAAATCGTATTCGTTTCGGGCAAAAAATCATCAAACGGAAAGGTACTTTACGATGTTTGTAAAAAGTATAACGACAACTCTTACTTCATCTCAAACGTTGAAGAGCTAGATTATACCTGGTTTGATGAGAACGATAAAGTGGGTATTTGTGGAGCAACTTCTACGCCAATGTGGCTAATGGAGAAAGTAAAAGCAGCGTTGGAGCAATACTAG
- a CDS encoding fatty acid desaturase: protein METKNSHTGIVVALIVISCWFVSLYLLLNWDFDWRNPLVYVMVFVQMHLFTGLFITAHDAMHGTISPNKKVNDLLGYISVFLYAGFFYNRLYAKHHQHHQHVHTELDPDFAPHSFWKWYFRFMLNYVTVIQLIIMAIAFNVLKIWVDQQNLLLFWVLPSLLSTLQLFYFGTYLPHKGEHENEYHSSTLQKNHFIAFITCYFFGYHLEHHQKPGMPWWQLHKTKG from the coding sequence TTGGAAACTAAAAACTCACATACCGGAATTGTAGTCGCCCTAATCGTTATTTCGTGTTGGTTTGTTTCGCTGTACCTACTCTTAAACTGGGATTTCGATTGGCGCAACCCATTGGTTTATGTGATGGTTTTTGTGCAAATGCACCTATTTACCGGCCTTTTTATCACTGCCCACGATGCCATGCATGGCACAATATCGCCAAACAAAAAAGTAAATGACTTATTGGGCTACATATCCGTTTTTCTTTATGCTGGCTTTTTCTATAATCGCCTTTATGCCAAGCACCATCAACATCATCAACATGTTCATACTGAATTAGATCCCGATTTTGCACCCCACAGTTTTTGGAAATGGTACTTTCGTTTTATGCTCAATTATGTTACCGTCATTCAACTAATTATTATGGCCATTGCCTTCAATGTGCTTAAAATTTGGGTAGATCAGCAAAACTTATTGTTGTTTTGGGTTTTGCCTTCATTGCTAAGCACCTTACAATTGTTTTATTTTGGAACCTATTTACCGCATAAAGGCGAGCATGAAAACGAATACCATTCCTCCACCTTGCAAAAAAACCACTTTATTGCTTTTATAACCTGTTATTTTTTTGGTTATCATCTCGAACATCATCAAAAACCAGGTATGCCCTGGTGGCAACTGCACAAAACCAAAGGCTGA